A segment of the Pirellulales bacterium genome:
TTTTTCCCTCATCGATTGACCGGGCGACGACCAACGGTGTGCGGCGTGTCGGCGAGTCGTTGTACACGACCAGCAAATGCCCGTTGGCTAGCCTGGTCATTGTAATCCCTGAATCGGGATTCTTGAGCTCCGTGGCCAGGGCATTGCTCCAAGTCTGGCCGCCATCGCGAGAGTCGATTTGCGTAATGTTGCGCGAGTGACGCAGCAGAGCGAGCAGAGTTCCATCGCGTCGCTGGATCACTGCCGGTTGGCTGCCGCCGCTCGTGAATCCTGCTCGCCGCCATGCCGACTCATCGCGCGCTAGGGTTAAGAAGTGCGAGCCCTCGACTTTGTCCTGCAGGCCCTCCACCGGTAGCAACAACGTCCCGTCGGCGAGCGCGATAGGTGGGTTGCGCGGCACGCACCACAGTTCCTCCTCTAGCACTGGCAAGTCTTCGCTCCACGTCAGGCCGTGATCGGTGGATGTGCGAGAAAACAAGCGGCAATGGTTCCATCCGCTGCCGCGGCGCGTCGGCCGCGAACCTTCCATTTGACACCACACGATCCACAAACGGTTCGTTGCATCGCGAAAAATTACGCCGTTTCCGGGGGGCGCCGTGGCACCCTGCAAGAGCACTTCCGGCTCGCTCCAGCTTTTCTCGCCCGGCTTCTTGCGGGCGAGAAACAGCGCTTGGTCATCGGCCGATTCGTAGCTGCCGCCGTACCATAAGCACAGCAAGTCACCACCGGCAGTCTCACAGATCGTCGAGCAATGATGGGCCGGGGCGAACGGAATTTGCTCGAACACCAATTCCGATGAGAATGCGATAGCTCCATAGGGGTCGGGAGTCTCGTGCTTGGGTCCCGGTTTATCGATTAGTGTTCCCACGACCGCATGGGTGGCGACGACGACGGGCTCCTTCCGTACGAGACTTGCCAGTGCGTCTTCGTAGGCCTGGCGGGCTGCCTCGTCCTGCCAGCCGCCATGAAAGACAAGCTTTCCCTCTTGGTCTAGCAAAAACAGCTCCGGCGTTTTTGTCGCGCCGAATTGCTTGGCTACGTCACCGTCTACATCACGATAAACGGGAAAGATAAAACCGCTCCGCTGCGCGAACGTGCGAATCTCGTCCGGGCTGTCCTCCGTATCGGAGCAGACGCCCACGTACAGCACATTGCGCAGGCGATACTTTCGGTAGAGCTGGTTGATATCAGCGACCGCGCGGGCCGTGGTATCGCAGCGGCTCGACATAAAAATAACGGTCGTGCCCGGCCGCTCACCATAGTTATCCATGGTGAGGGTTTCGTCAGACAACGACATCAACTTCACCGGCCCGACCGTATCGCCCGGCTCCAGGGCGGCTGTCCTCGAGACCAATCCCGCAACCGCAACGGTCGCCAAGACGATGCACGACAAGTTCTTCATCTCAAGGATTCCTTCATCTGCGAAAACGCGAACGCGACCACGAACGGAGCGAGAGACTCACCGCCGGCGCCCCCCCGACAAATATCGAAACGTGAATAGACGCGTCCGTGTCGATCCGGCCTGCCTACAGCGATCGCACGTATTCGATCAGATCGGCCAGCTCGTCGGCCGACAATTCCCCTTGGCCGGTCACATTCTGCGGCGCGTGCAGATCCTGCAATACCTCTTCAATACTCTGGGCACGACCGTGATGCAATAAGCGGACCTTGCGATGAACCCCCCGCAGCGACGGCGTGTTATAGCCGTGATA
Coding sequences within it:
- a CDS encoding exo-alpha-sialidase: MKNLSCIVLATVAVAGLVSRTAALEPGDTVGPVKLMSLSDETLTMDNYGERPGTTVIFMSSRCDTTARAVADINQLYRKYRLRNVLYVGVCSDTEDSPDEIRTFAQRSGFIFPVYRDVDGDVAKQFGATKTPELFLLDQEGKLVFHGGWQDEAARQAYEDALASLVRKEPVVVATHAVVGTLIDKPGPKHETPDPYGAIAFSSELVFEQIPFAPAHHCSTICETAGGDLLCLWYGGSYESADDQALFLARKKPGEKSWSEPEVLLQGATAPPGNGVIFRDATNRLWIVWCQMEGSRPTRRGSGWNHCRLFSRTSTDHGLTWSEDLPVLEEELWCVPRNPPIALADGTLLLPVEGLQDKVEGSHFLTLARDESAWRRAGFTSGGSQPAVIQRRDGTLLALLRHSRNITQIDSRDGGQTWSNALATELKNPDSGITMTRLANGHLLVVYNDSPTRRTPLVVARSIDEGKTWEEPRQLESNPGEYSYPCIIQTADGRIHVSYTYRRYSIKHVEFNEDWLVHIERPD